In one window of Myxococcales bacterium DNA:
- a CDS encoding DUF4388 domain-containing protein has product MDRSTLAYTLLTLRHEGRSGVLEVRADGVRTFLYLLRGQLVFAEEESIGETLGRMLVRQRKLTQEQYMSVIERMTSALFDNEQLRFGEVAVELGYLNAAEVQGALADQVKWKVVRTLQREAHEFVFRESTGQAETDVRFPLVLEALILEACRWVPDERKKRTLDGVASSRFVTLSQAPERIAQRFSTTPEETEFLASIDGTRSFKDLLESAREVEADVPALLTALLTARAIQLSSELPPEAPQGHAPPAITAPTPAQEIRVAPPPSPVKSSPLPSAPPSDGVHRSAVATPLQFVPYKAAAKPAPAPPAEPSTARVSKEVAKERADRALAMLRQSRELARKQVTAAIPKADPTDVKAAPTEHERRLLAEQEFQRGKQHLGAGRHQLALGELERAHDLMPDSIEYELYARWAGYLAGPADADAARAELKRLTSVAVKADPNSAFAYFVLGEMALAEKNEAMAKRAFSHAVKLDPNQLDAQRRLRLLLRK; this is encoded by the coding sequence ATGGACCGAAGCACGCTCGCCTACACACTGTTGACGCTGCGGCACGAAGGCCGCTCAGGCGTCCTGGAGGTCCGTGCCGACGGCGTGCGAACGTTCCTCTACCTGTTGCGAGGACAGCTCGTCTTCGCGGAAGAGGAGTCCATCGGCGAGACGCTGGGCCGCATGCTGGTGCGGCAGCGGAAGCTCACGCAAGAGCAATACATGTCTGTCATCGAGCGGATGACCAGCGCGCTCTTCGATAACGAGCAGCTCCGCTTCGGAGAGGTCGCCGTGGAGCTCGGGTACCTCAATGCCGCTGAGGTGCAAGGCGCGCTCGCCGATCAGGTCAAGTGGAAGGTCGTGCGAACGTTGCAGCGCGAAGCGCACGAGTTTGTCTTTCGCGAATCGACGGGGCAAGCGGAGACCGACGTTCGCTTTCCCCTGGTCTTGGAGGCTCTCATCCTCGAGGCCTGCCGCTGGGTCCCCGACGAACGGAAGAAGCGCACGCTCGATGGCGTCGCGTCGAGCCGCTTCGTCACGCTGAGCCAGGCCCCGGAACGCATCGCGCAACGCTTCTCGACGACGCCGGAGGAAACGGAGTTTCTCGCCAGCATCGACGGCACCCGCTCGTTCAAGGACCTCTTGGAATCGGCCCGCGAGGTGGAGGCCGACGTGCCCGCGCTCTTGACGGCCCTGCTCACCGCTCGGGCCATTCAATTGAGCTCCGAGCTGCCACCGGAAGCGCCGCAAGGGCATGCTCCTCCGGCGATCACCGCGCCCACTCCGGCGCAGGAGATCCGTGTGGCGCCGCCGCCGAGCCCCGTGAAGAGCTCGCCTCTCCCAAGCGCTCCCCCGAGCGACGGCGTGCACCGCAGCGCTGTGGCTACGCCGCTCCAGTTCGTTCCTTACAAGGCCGCGGCCAAGCCCGCGCCAGCGCCGCCCGCCGAACCCTCGACGGCGCGCGTGTCCAAGGAGGTCGCCAAGGAGCGCGCCGATCGCGCCCTTGCCATGCTGCGCCAATCTCGCGAGCTCGCGCGCAAGCAAGTGACCGCAGCGATACCGAAGGCCGATCCGACCGACGTGAAGGCCGCGCCGACGGAGCACGAACGCCGCTTGCTCGCGGAGCAGGAGTTTCAGCGAGGGAAGCAGCACCTTGGTGCGGGGCGCCACCAGCTTGCGCTCGGCGAGCTCGAACGCGCGCACGATCTGATGCCTGACTCGATTGAGTACGAGCTCTACGCGCGGTGGGCTGGCTACCTCGCGGGGCCGGCCGACGCCGACGCCGCACGCGCGGAGCTCAAGCGACTCACGTCGGTGGCGGTCAAGGCCGACCCGAACTCGGCGTTTGCGTATTTCGTTCTCGGCGAGATGGCGCTCGCCGAGAAGAACGAGGCGATGGCGAAACGCGCGTTCTCCCACGCCGTGAAGCTCGATCCGAATCAACTCGACGCCCAAAGGCGACTCCGGCTGCTTCTGCGCAAGTAG
- a CDS encoding PAS domain-containing protein gives MTAPRHIEPALAWLTLEHLQDGIAIANPAGELLYMNPAGARIVGLGVVEGPPGDWAVRYGVFEPDGVTPVDPHEIPLLRALRGDAPPLTKNLVVKNAAIPGGVRLFVEGHRLVDEAGTTIGALAVYRDVTEHERARSELQQRETYLQAILDNLPDMAWLKDRDSRFVAVNDALARAVGREPRTLIGLTDLDLFPAALAERYRADDRQVIVQRSTLRIEEPLIMADGAEVTLETIKAPVVDHNGEVIGTTGIARDITDRKRAKGTLLQAKEDLERRVDERTRDLERARDLSVRKERLAVLGQLAGGVAHQIRNPLAAIKNATYVLERALPLAGVLLPSVVPGARRSSPLLGELGPDGVPRLSPEQQLAQAVEIIHEEIRRANDIISGLLDYARVRVPVRQATSLRDLVAQALASVVLPPNITVHDRVGASQAAVDPAQLQEAVHVLVRNAIDAMPDGGNLTIATEESDPWVTLSVEDDGAGLPTEVEGRLFEPLLTTKVMGLGLGLVTARTLVEAQGGQLSFVDPKAHGRLGARFEMKLPAGAELELLRRRGSAT, from the coding sequence GTGACCGCTCCGCGCCACATCGAACCTGCCTTGGCTTGGCTCACGCTGGAGCACCTGCAAGACGGCATCGCCATCGCCAATCCGGCCGGTGAACTCCTCTACATGAACCCAGCGGGCGCGCGCATCGTCGGGCTCGGCGTCGTGGAGGGCCCGCCCGGCGATTGGGCCGTGCGCTATGGAGTCTTCGAACCCGACGGCGTGACGCCCGTCGATCCGCACGAGATCCCGTTGCTCCGAGCGCTCCGCGGTGACGCTCCCCCGCTCACCAAGAACCTCGTCGTAAAGAACGCAGCGATCCCCGGAGGGGTACGGCTCTTCGTCGAGGGCCACCGGCTCGTCGACGAGGCGGGCACCACCATCGGCGCGCTCGCCGTCTACCGAGACGTCACCGAACACGAGCGCGCCCGGAGCGAGCTCCAGCAGCGAGAGACGTACCTCCAGGCGATCCTCGACAACCTCCCCGACATGGCGTGGCTCAAGGATCGGGACAGTCGCTTCGTCGCCGTCAACGACGCGCTCGCGCGCGCCGTTGGGCGAGAGCCGCGGACGCTCATCGGCCTCACCGATCTCGACCTCTTCCCCGCGGCCCTCGCCGAGCGCTACCGGGCCGACGATCGGCAGGTCATCGTCCAGCGCTCGACCTTGCGCATCGAAGAGCCTCTCATCATGGCCGACGGCGCCGAGGTGACCCTCGAGACCATCAAGGCTCCCGTCGTCGATCACAACGGAGAGGTGATCGGCACGACGGGCATCGCGCGAGACATCACGGACCGAAAGCGCGCCAAAGGGACGCTCTTGCAGGCGAAGGAGGACCTCGAGCGGCGCGTTGACGAGCGCACCCGTGATCTGGAGCGCGCTCGCGACCTCTCGGTGCGCAAAGAACGGCTCGCCGTCTTGGGTCAGCTCGCCGGCGGCGTGGCCCACCAGATTCGTAACCCGCTCGCCGCCATCAAGAACGCCACGTATGTGCTCGAACGCGCGCTCCCTCTAGCCGGCGTCCTGTTGCCGAGCGTCGTGCCCGGGGCGCGTCGCTCGTCGCCGCTGCTCGGGGAGCTAGGCCCCGACGGCGTGCCGCGCTTGAGCCCGGAGCAGCAGCTCGCGCAGGCCGTCGAGATCATCCACGAGGAGATCCGCCGTGCCAACGACATCATCTCGGGGCTCCTCGACTACGCGCGGGTCCGCGTCCCGGTGCGGCAGGCGACGTCGCTACGCGACCTCGTCGCGCAGGCGCTCGCGAGCGTGGTCTTGCCGCCCAACATCACGGTCCACGATCGCGTCGGCGCAAGCCAAGCGGCGGTCGACCCGGCGCAGCTTCAAGAGGCGGTGCACGTGCTCGTGCGCAACGCCATCGACGCGATGCCCGACGGAGGCAACCTGACGATCGCGACAGAAGAGAGCGACCCTTGGGTGACCCTCTCCGTCGAGGACGATGGCGCCGGCTTGCCGACGGAAGTCGAAGGGCGCCTCTTCGAGCCGCTCTTGACGACCAAGGTCATGGGCTTGGGCTTAGGGCTCGTGACTGCGCGCACCCTCGTGGAAGCGCAAGGCGGTCAGCTCAGCTTCGTCGACCCGAAGGCCCACGGCCGACTCGGCGCGCGCTTCGAAATGAAGCTCCCCGCCGGCGCCGAGCTCGAGCTCTTGCGGCGACGCGGTAGCGCCACGTAG
- a CDS encoding branched-chain amino acid ABC transporter permease, protein MLFRPRRLAVAVAFLAVVVLLDFVLERAIPDSSIRQLLMLAACNIVVALSLNIINGMAGQFSIGHAGFLLLGAYTSAIVSSHLHYAMGAGDVTFARSFVIVPLGLLASGLVAALFGFLVGLPSLRLKGDYLAIVTLGFAEILRLVIQTASASGRETVAAAWGHVGKDGVVGPFFHAIAVMIANLEGPRGYAGPNATTGLPLYAGPFWIFGLAGLAAVLAWRIKFSGWGRALRALREDEIAAAAVGVDPTRYKVMSFVVSAAAGGVAGGMMAQMRDGAPIVQPESFGFQASFDAITMVILGGSGSVTGAMLGGIFVTFSVKAIELAQGTAAVQSLRTQFPALDLNALRMMLYAALLIALMVLRPEGLLGERELFAKKKTKGGPPSASPGGAGGAPEQGARAEVIAASEVSS, encoded by the coding sequence ATGCTCTTTCGTCCGCGTCGCTTGGCTGTGGCGGTGGCCTTCCTGGCGGTCGTCGTGCTGCTCGACTTCGTGCTCGAGCGCGCCATCCCCGACAGCTCGATCCGTCAGCTCTTAATGCTCGCGGCGTGCAACATCGTCGTCGCCCTGTCGCTCAACATCATCAACGGCATGGCGGGCCAGTTCTCCATCGGGCACGCGGGCTTCTTGCTCCTCGGCGCGTACACGTCGGCCATCGTTTCGTCGCACCTGCACTACGCGATGGGCGCCGGCGACGTGACCTTCGCGCGCTCCTTTGTCATCGTCCCGTTAGGCCTCCTCGCCTCGGGGCTCGTCGCCGCCCTCTTCGGCTTTCTCGTGGGCCTTCCGAGCCTTCGGCTCAAGGGCGACTACTTGGCCATCGTGACGTTGGGCTTCGCGGAGATCTTGCGCCTCGTCATCCAGACGGCGAGTGCGTCGGGGCGCGAGACCGTCGCCGCAGCGTGGGGTCACGTCGGCAAAGACGGTGTGGTGGGGCCCTTCTTCCACGCCATCGCCGTCATGATCGCGAACCTCGAGGGCCCGCGCGGCTACGCCGGGCCGAACGCCACGACGGGGTTGCCGCTCTACGCGGGGCCCTTCTGGATCTTCGGCCTCGCGGGGCTCGCCGCGGTCTTGGCGTGGCGCATCAAGTTTTCCGGTTGGGGCCGGGCGCTGCGCGCGCTCCGCGAAGACGAGATCGCGGCGGCCGCCGTCGGCGTCGACCCGACGCGGTACAAGGTCATGTCGTTCGTGGTGTCGGCGGCCGCTGGCGGCGTCGCCGGCGGCATGATGGCGCAGATGCGCGACGGCGCGCCCATCGTGCAGCCCGAGAGCTTCGGCTTTCAGGCGTCCTTCGACGCCATCACCATGGTGATCCTCGGCGGCTCGGGCAGCGTCACCGGCGCCATGCTCGGGGGCATCTTCGTGACCTTCAGCGTCAAGGCCATCGAGCTGGCGCAAGGCACCGCGGCGGTCCAGTCGCTCCGCACGCAGTTTCCCGCGCTCGATCTGAACGCCCTTCGCATGATGCTCTACGCGGCGCTCCTCATTGCGCTCATGGTGCTTCGTCCCGAGGGCTTGCTGGGCGAGCGTGAGCTCTTCGCCAAGAAGAAGACCAAGGGCGGCCCCCCAAGCGCCTCGCCCGGCGGCGCCGGCGGCGCACCCGAGCAAGGTGCAAGGGCCGAGGTGATCGCGGCGAGCGAGGTCTCGTCGTGA
- a CDS encoding ABC transporter ATP-binding protein, giving the protein MKTTHPKRAPISLADGVPLLQLEDVRVHYGGVKAIKGVSMTVAAGEIVALIGANGAGKTTTLKSIVRLLPLAGGAIRFAGRDLAAVATEDTVELGVSLVPEGRAIFPNLTVKENLELGAYLHKDKVAMAESMADIAELFPRIKERLTQEAGTLSGGEQQMLAIGRALMARPTLLLLDEPSLGIAPKLAGQIFDAIRAIAAAGVTVLLVEQNTRMALAVSQRAYVLRTGEVAMSGASADLAKNAEIQAAYLGG; this is encoded by the coding sequence GTGAAGACGACGCACCCGAAGCGCGCACCTATCTCGCTCGCCGATGGCGTGCCGCTTCTTCAGCTCGAAGACGTTCGCGTCCACTACGGCGGCGTCAAGGCCATCAAGGGCGTGTCGATGACCGTCGCCGCCGGTGAGATCGTGGCGCTCATCGGCGCCAACGGCGCCGGCAAGACCACGACGCTCAAGTCCATCGTGCGGCTCTTGCCGCTCGCCGGCGGAGCGATTCGCTTCGCGGGACGCGACCTCGCCGCGGTGGCGACGGAGGACACCGTGGAGTTGGGCGTCTCCCTCGTGCCCGAGGGCCGCGCCATCTTCCCGAACCTCACGGTGAAGGAGAACCTCGAGCTCGGCGCGTACCTGCACAAGGACAAGGTCGCCATGGCCGAGTCGATGGCCGACATCGCCGAGCTATTTCCGCGCATCAAGGAGCGGCTCACGCAAGAGGCGGGGACGCTCTCGGGCGGTGAGCAGCAGATGCTCGCCATCGGGCGTGCGCTGATGGCGCGACCCACGTTGCTCTTGCTCGACGAGCCTTCGCTTGGCATCGCGCCGAAGCTCGCGGGGCAAATCTTCGACGCGATTCGCGCCATCGCCGCCGCCGGCGTGACCGTGCTGCTCGTGGAGCAGAACACGCGCATGGCGCTCGCGGTAAGCCAACGCGCCTACGTCCTTCGCACGGGCGAGGTGGCCATGAGCGGCGCCTCCGCCGACCTCGCGAAGAACGCGGAGATTCAGGCCGCGTATTTGGGCGGCTGA
- a CDS encoding SDR family NAD(P)-dependent oxidoreductase — translation MGSRTVLITGASSGIGEALALEYARSGARLALLARRKEELERVAQGVLAQGGTAHVYPVDVTDVSAVEDAVQRADRDLGSLDLVIANAGMSKPVAAPLLTVKTCTDIVDVNVRGALATLTAAIPSMVAARRGHLVGVTSLAGLRGMPGFGPYSATKAALSTFLETLRVELRPLGIRVTDVMPGFVETPLVPKDLFTPFMWPVARAARHVKNKLERGPAVVAFPMPLVSLMSVASALPRFLYDPIMRAVVR, via the coding sequence GTGGGCAGTCGAACCGTCCTCATCACGGGAGCGTCGAGCGGCATCGGCGAAGCGCTGGCGCTTGAATACGCGAGGTCTGGCGCGCGCCTCGCGCTCCTGGCGCGGCGCAAAGAAGAGCTGGAGCGCGTCGCCCAAGGCGTCCTTGCGCAAGGTGGCACGGCGCACGTTTATCCCGTCGACGTGACCGACGTCTCGGCCGTCGAGGACGCCGTGCAGCGCGCCGATCGAGACCTTGGCTCGCTCGACCTCGTCATCGCCAACGCGGGCATGTCAAAGCCCGTGGCGGCGCCGCTCCTCACGGTGAAGACGTGCACCGACATCGTCGACGTGAACGTGCGCGGCGCCCTCGCGACGCTGACCGCTGCGATTCCTTCCATGGTGGCGGCGCGGCGCGGTCACCTTGTCGGCGTCACGAGCCTCGCGGGGCTGCGAGGCATGCCCGGCTTCGGTCCCTACTCGGCCACGAAGGCTGCGCTCTCCACGTTCCTCGAAACGTTGCGCGTCGAGCTCCGTCCCCTCGGCATTCGCGTCACCGACGTGATGCCCGGCTTCGTCGAGACGCCGCTCGTGCCTAAGGACCTCTTTACGCCGTTCATGTGGCCCGTCGCGCGCGCGGCCCGGCACGTGAAGAACAAGCTTGAACGCGGGCCCGCCGTCGTGGCGTTCCCGATGCCGCTCGTCTCCCTCATGTCAGTCGCCTCGGCGTTGCCGCGTTTTCTCTACGATCCGATCATGCGCGCGGTGGTTCGTTAG
- a CDS encoding winged helix-turn-helix transcriptional regulator: MFRALGDEARLRLLARLSDGEWCVSELADAAGVGLSTVSQQLRLLRAERLVKRRRAGKHMYYALLDDHVAALIKSALDHADEAHGPEHDEDATDE; the protein is encoded by the coding sequence ATCTTTCGCGCCCTCGGCGACGAAGCGCGCCTGAGACTTCTCGCGCGACTCTCGGACGGCGAGTGGTGCGTCTCCGAGCTGGCCGACGCCGCCGGCGTGGGCCTCTCGACGGTGTCGCAGCAGCTTCGGCTCTTACGGGCCGAGCGCCTCGTCAAGCGACGGCGCGCGGGCAAGCACATGTACTATGCACTCTTGGATGACCACGTCGCGGCGCTCATCAAGAGCGCCCTCGACCACGCCGACGAGGCGCACGGCCCCGAGCACGACGAAGACGCCACCGACGAGTGA
- a CDS encoding ABC transporter ATP-binding protein — translation MTLELRGVSKSFGGLRAVSDVSFTVPARAIFGLIGPNGAGKTTVFNLVTGVYQPDHGTIRFAGTDLVGRKPADIAGVGVARTFQNIRLFGQLTVLENLLVACELSRKANLASAILRTRAHYDDDARLAKRAMELLEVFGLADIADDDPTSLSYGNQRRLEIARAMMLSPKLLLLDEPAAGMNYGEAEGLKKQIRWLRDTFDLTVVLVEHNMQVVMGVCERIHVLDHGETIAHGTAQEVRTHPKVLAAYLGEGAETEEAS, via the coding sequence GTGACGCTCGAGCTTCGCGGCGTCTCGAAGAGCTTCGGCGGCCTCCGCGCCGTCAGCGATGTCTCGTTCACGGTGCCGGCGCGCGCGATCTTCGGCCTCATCGGCCCCAACGGCGCGGGCAAGACCACCGTCTTCAATCTGGTCACCGGCGTCTACCAGCCGGATCACGGCACGATTCGTTTTGCCGGGACCGACCTCGTGGGGCGCAAGCCCGCCGACATCGCGGGTGTCGGCGTCGCGCGGACGTTCCAGAACATCCGGCTCTTCGGTCAGCTCACGGTCTTGGAGAACCTCCTCGTGGCGTGCGAGCTGTCGCGCAAGGCGAACCTCGCGTCGGCGATCTTGCGAACGCGGGCCCACTACGACGATGACGCGCGTCTGGCCAAGCGCGCCATGGAGCTCCTCGAGGTCTTCGGCCTCGCGGACATCGCCGACGACGATCCCACGAGCCTCTCGTACGGCAATCAGCGCCGCCTCGAGATCGCTCGAGCGATGATGCTCTCGCCGAAGCTGCTCCTCCTCGACGAGCCGGCCGCCGGCATGAACTACGGCGAAGCCGAGGGGCTCAAGAAGCAGATCCGCTGGCTCCGCGACACCTTCGACCTCACGGTGGTGCTGGTCGAGCACAACATGCAGGTCGTCATGGGCGTCTGCGAGCGTATCCATGTGCTCGACCACGGCGAGACCATCGCCCACGGCACGGCCCAAGAGGTGCGCACGCATCCCAAGGTCCTCGCCGCGTACCTCGGCGAAGGCGCTGAGACGGAAGAGGCCTCGTGA